One Microbacterium trichothecenolyticum DNA window includes the following coding sequences:
- a CDS encoding DUF1028 domain-containing protein — MTFTVLARDGERIGAATASRSLAVGASVIAVDPAVGAVASQAWTNRGLRALLLGELRAGASAEAAVQRVPEWDAGEALRQVGALPWDGIGAARSGVDISAWAGARITPDAVFVGNLLAGAGVLDAMATAWADAAGTDLADRLLAVLRAGDDAGGDARGRQSAALLVASRAETVLDLRVDDHADPLCELARLRRLADAPVEVPAAHG; from the coding sequence ATGACCTTCACCGTTCTCGCTCGCGACGGCGAGCGCATCGGCGCGGCGACGGCGAGCCGGTCCCTCGCCGTGGGCGCCTCGGTGATCGCCGTCGATCCGGCCGTGGGTGCGGTGGCCAGCCAGGCGTGGACGAATCGCGGACTGCGCGCGCTGCTCCTCGGTGAGCTGCGCGCCGGCGCGTCGGCCGAGGCCGCGGTGCAGCGCGTGCCCGAGTGGGACGCCGGGGAAGCCCTGCGCCAGGTCGGCGCCCTGCCGTGGGACGGGATCGGCGCGGCGCGCTCAGGAGTCGACATCTCCGCGTGGGCGGGTGCGCGGATCACCCCGGATGCCGTGTTCGTGGGCAACCTGCTCGCCGGCGCCGGAGTGCTCGACGCGATGGCGACCGCGTGGGCCGACGCCGCGGGTACTGACCTGGCCGATCGCCTGCTCGCCGTCCTGCGCGCGGGCGACGACGCCGGCGGCGACGCGCGGGGCCGCCAGAGTGCGGCGCTGCTGGTCGCCTCGCGCGCGGAGACCGTGCTCGACCTGCGCGTCGACGATCACGCCGACCCGCTCTGCGAGCTCGCGCGTTTGCGCCGTCTCGCCGACGCGCCGGTCGAGGTCCCCGCCGCCCACGGCTGA
- a CDS encoding APC family permease, whose translation MNDHLGAATAPANPGAKLARTLGLWSIVGLGLGYMTPTVVFDTFGLVAEGTNNVVPAAYAVALVVLVFTAISYGKMVRVVPSAGSAYTYSRESIHPGVGFVVGWTALIDYMLLPMVNALILRSYMEALFPEVEGWIWVVLFTAGVTGVIYLTMRGTSNVNMILLVFSILVMTVFVVMVVVQLVGGAGAGTAVSLAPFVHDDVQFGAVLAGATIVCFSFIGFDAVSMYSEEAKSPKIMPRAIVLTLIAGGVIFLVASYVTQLRFPDSAAFPQEAIEDSTLPEIGVQVGGPVLQAVLTAAGFAATLASWLASHASVSRMLMVMGRNNVLPRKIFGFINPKTHTPTFSIVIVGLVSLLAIEFTLEQIAAYINYGALVAFSFVNISVIAWFAIRKGLHKTPGDIFRYIVMPGIGLLLTVLLWVNLDMHALIGGLIWTALGVVYLVILTRGFRRPIASFDENQPVTGVNKTAPGPRSEI comes from the coding sequence GTGAACGATCATCTCGGTGCCGCGACGGCACCCGCGAACCCCGGCGCCAAGCTCGCCCGCACCCTCGGACTCTGGTCGATCGTCGGCCTGGGCCTGGGCTACATGACCCCGACGGTCGTCTTCGACACGTTCGGACTCGTCGCCGAGGGGACCAACAACGTCGTCCCCGCCGCCTACGCCGTGGCGCTCGTCGTGCTGGTCTTCACCGCCATCAGCTACGGCAAGATGGTCCGCGTCGTCCCCAGCGCCGGCTCCGCCTACACGTACTCGCGCGAGTCGATCCACCCCGGTGTCGGCTTCGTCGTGGGCTGGACCGCCCTCATCGACTACATGCTGCTGCCGATGGTCAACGCGCTCATCCTGCGCAGCTACATGGAGGCACTGTTCCCCGAGGTCGAGGGCTGGATCTGGGTGGTGCTGTTCACCGCCGGCGTCACGGGCGTCATCTACCTGACGATGCGCGGCACCTCGAACGTCAACATGATCCTCCTGGTGTTCTCGATCCTCGTGATGACGGTCTTCGTCGTCATGGTCGTCGTGCAGCTGGTCGGCGGCGCCGGGGCCGGGACCGCGGTGTCGCTCGCGCCGTTCGTCCACGACGACGTGCAGTTCGGCGCCGTCCTCGCCGGCGCCACCATCGTGTGCTTCTCGTTCATCGGCTTCGACGCGGTGTCGATGTACTCGGAGGAGGCGAAGAGCCCGAAGATCATGCCGCGGGCGATCGTGCTCACCCTCATCGCCGGCGGTGTGATCTTCCTCGTCGCCTCGTACGTCACGCAGCTGCGCTTCCCCGACTCGGCCGCGTTCCCGCAGGAGGCGATCGAAGACAGCACGCTGCCCGAGATCGGTGTGCAGGTCGGCGGCCCCGTCCTGCAGGCCGTGCTCACCGCCGCGGGGTTCGCTGCGACCTTGGCGTCGTGGCTCGCTTCGCACGCCTCTGTCTCGCGCATGCTCATGGTGATGGGCCGCAACAACGTGCTGCCCCGGAAGATCTTCGGCTTCATCAACCCCAAGACGCACACCCCGACGTTCTCGATCGTCATCGTGGGGCTGGTGAGTCTGCTGGCGATCGAGTTCACGCTCGAGCAGATCGCGGCGTACATCAACTACGGCGCGCTCGTGGCGTTCTCATTCGTGAACATCTCGGTCATCGCGTGGTTCGCGATCCGCAAGGGGCTGCACAAGACCCCGGGCGACATCTTCCGCTACATCGTCATGCCGGGCATCGGTCTGCTCCTCACGGTGCTGCTGTGGGTGAACCTCGACATGCACGCCCTCATCGGCGGTCTCATCTGGACCGCGCTGGGCGTGGTGTACCTCGTCATCCTCACCCGCGGCTTCCGTCGCCCGATCGCGTCGTTCGACGAGAACCAGCCCGTGACGGGCGTGAACAAGACGGCCCCCGGGCCGCGATCGGAGATCTGA
- a CDS encoding Lrp/AsnC family transcriptional regulator, whose protein sequence is MTPPAERSPVLDRVSKAIVEQLQEDGRRSYADIGKAVGLSETATRQRVQKLQDAGILQIVAVTDPLQLGFARQAMIGVRVTGDTRVAAAAMSELPGVIYVVSTAGSFDLLVEVVCESDDDLIDLLNDRIRSLPDVVSTETFVYLKLHRQLYNWGTR, encoded by the coding sequence ATGACTCCCCCGGCTGAACGCAGTCCCGTCCTCGACCGAGTGTCGAAGGCGATCGTCGAGCAGCTGCAGGAAGACGGGCGCCGCTCCTACGCCGACATCGGCAAAGCCGTCGGTCTCAGCGAGACCGCGACGCGCCAGCGTGTGCAGAAACTGCAAGATGCCGGCATCCTGCAGATCGTCGCGGTCACCGATCCGCTGCAACTGGGGTTCGCCCGTCAGGCGATGATCGGCGTGCGCGTCACGGGTGACACCCGCGTCGCCGCCGCCGCGATGTCCGAACTCCCCGGGGTGATCTACGTCGTCTCGACGGCGGGCTCCTTCGACCTGTTGGTCGAGGTGGTCTGCGAGAGCGACGACGACCTGATCGACCTGCTCAACGACCGCATCCGGTCGCTGCCCGACGTCGTCTCGACCGAGACGTTCGTCTACCTCAAGCTCCACCGTCAGCTCTACAACTGGGGAACACGATGA
- a CDS encoding ABC transporter substrate-binding protein yields the protein MKQRITLGIAGALAAALALAGCSAGQSVDIGGSGNSSGQTLVAAIGGEPDQLDPQKTSSYFAFEVLENVYDTLVQPDASLEMQPALAESWTTSDDQLTWTFTLRDGVKFQDGSDFTSEDVVYSYRRIIDEELSNAWKFATVSDVSAPDDKTVVITVSQPTPNLLSNLGGFKGMAVVEKSNVESGDITTKPVGTGPFSVSDYVAGDHITLTANPDYWGGAPKLGGVEYRFISEPATALASLKAGDIDWTDVVPTQQVSQLAGDSSVTLGQTPSSDYWYLALNEAKSPWNDVRVRQAIAYAIDRDAIIQAVSYGTAEPNQLAIPQQSFWYTAYDGYSTDLDKAKQLMAEAGFTGGTLDLLATSDYPETVTAAQIIAANLEPLGIQVSIRQPDFSTWLDEQNSGNFDMLMMGWLGNIDPDDFYYAQHHTGGASNAQKFSDAEVDKLLDAGRVETDKDARKDLYAQAATIIADKASYIYLYNPSVLQVWSPKVQGYEARADRAIRFKDASLSE from the coding sequence ATGAAACAGCGCATCACCCTCGGCATCGCCGGCGCGCTCGCCGCGGCGCTCGCCCTCGCCGGTTGCTCCGCCGGTCAGAGCGTCGACATCGGCGGCTCCGGCAACAGCTCCGGGCAGACCCTCGTCGCCGCCATCGGGGGCGAGCCCGACCAGCTCGACCCGCAGAAGACCTCGTCGTACTTCGCCTTCGAGGTGCTCGAGAACGTGTACGACACCCTCGTGCAGCCCGACGCCAGCCTCGAGATGCAGCCCGCGCTCGCCGAGAGCTGGACCACCAGCGACGACCAGCTCACCTGGACCTTCACGCTGCGCGACGGGGTGAAATTCCAGGACGGCTCGGACTTCACCAGCGAAGACGTCGTGTACTCGTACCGCCGCATCATCGACGAGGAGCTCTCCAACGCCTGGAAGTTCGCCACCGTCAGCGACGTCAGCGCCCCCGACGACAAGACCGTCGTCATCACCGTGTCGCAGCCGACGCCCAACCTGCTGTCGAACCTCGGTGGGTTCAAGGGCATGGCGGTCGTCGAGAAGAGCAACGTCGAATCCGGCGACATCACCACCAAGCCCGTCGGAACGGGACCGTTCTCCGTCAGCGACTACGTCGCCGGCGACCACATCACCCTGACGGCAAACCCCGACTACTGGGGCGGTGCGCCGAAGCTCGGGGGAGTGGAGTACCGCTTCATCTCCGAGCCCGCCACCGCGCTCGCCTCGCTGAAGGCCGGTGACATCGACTGGACCGACGTCGTCCCCACGCAGCAGGTCTCCCAGCTCGCGGGCGACTCCTCGGTCACCCTCGGCCAGACGCCGTCGAGCGACTACTGGTACCTCGCTCTCAACGAGGCCAAGTCCCCGTGGAACGACGTGCGGGTGCGCCAGGCCATCGCGTACGCCATCGACCGGGATGCCATCATCCAGGCCGTCAGCTACGGCACCGCCGAGCCCAACCAGCTCGCCATCCCGCAGCAGAGCTTCTGGTACACCGCGTACGACGGCTACTCCACCGACCTCGACAAGGCCAAGCAGCTGATGGCCGAGGCCGGCTTCACCGGTGGCACGCTCGACCTGCTCGCCACGAGCGACTACCCCGAGACCGTCACGGCCGCGCAGATCATCGCCGCGAACCTCGAGCCCCTCGGCATCCAGGTGTCGATCCGCCAGCCCGACTTCTCGACGTGGCTCGACGAGCAGAACTCCGGCAACTTCGACATGCTCATGATGGGCTGGCTCGGCAACATCGACCCCGACGACTTCTACTACGCGCAGCACCACACCGGTGGCGCCAGCAACGCGCAGAAGTTCTCGGACGCCGAGGTCGACAAGCTGCTGGATGCGGGCCGGGTCGAGACCGACAAGGACGCGCGCAAGGACCTCTACGCGCAGGCCGCGACGATCATCGCCGACAAGGCCAGCTACATCTACCTCTACAACCCGTCGGTGCTGCAGGTCTGGTCGCCGAAGGTGCAGGGGTACGAGGCCCGCGCGGATCGTGCCATCCGCTTCAAGGACGCTTCGCTGAGCGAGTGA
- a CDS encoding ABC transporter permease: MRIAPAQLVRFLGARLLSSAVVLLGVLIVVFALVHLVPGDPVRLALGTRYTPEAYDALRAASGLDRSLPEQFFSYIAHAVTGDLGVSFRNGQPVTTTLLQRLPATISLALVGLIIALLISVPAGVYSALREGRVSDVIVRLTSQFGVSVPDFWLGLLLISLFSVTLGLLPASGYVAFADDPAGWLRQVTLPGLTVGLVAGAIMTRYIRAAVIDVASAGYIRTAVSKGLPRRVVVSRHIVRGALVPVLTIAGIQLATILGGVIVVEVVFAWPGLGRLVYDAVAARDYPLIQGAVLLVAVMFIVVNLIVDVLYAVVDPRIRAA, translated from the coding sequence ATGAGGATCGCCCCCGCGCAGCTCGTGCGCTTCCTCGGCGCGAGGCTGCTGTCGTCGGCCGTCGTGCTGCTCGGCGTGCTGATCGTCGTGTTCGCCCTCGTGCACCTCGTGCCGGGCGACCCGGTGCGCCTGGCCCTCGGCACCCGGTATACGCCGGAGGCCTACGACGCCCTGCGCGCGGCATCCGGTCTCGACCGCTCCCTGCCCGAGCAGTTCTTCTCCTACATCGCTCACGCGGTGACCGGCGACCTCGGGGTGAGCTTCCGCAACGGGCAGCCCGTCACCACCACGCTGCTGCAGCGCCTGCCCGCCACCATCTCGCTCGCGCTGGTCGGTCTGATCATCGCCCTGCTCATCTCCGTCCCGGCCGGGGTGTACTCCGCACTGCGCGAGGGACGCGTGAGTGACGTGATCGTGCGCCTCACCAGCCAGTTCGGCGTCTCGGTGCCCGACTTCTGGCTCGGGCTGCTGCTGATCTCGCTGTTCTCGGTCACCCTGGGGCTGCTCCCGGCGAGCGGGTACGTCGCCTTCGCCGACGACCCCGCCGGGTGGCTCCGACAGGTGACGCTCCCCGGGCTCACCGTGGGCCTGGTCGCGGGCGCCATCATGACGCGGTACATCCGTGCGGCCGTCATCGACGTCGCCTCCGCCGGATACATCCGCACCGCCGTGTCGAAGGGCCTGCCCCGCCGTGTCGTCGTCTCGCGCCACATCGTGCGCGGCGCGCTCGTTCCCGTGCTGACCATCGCCGGCATCCAGCTCGCCACGATCCTCGGCGGCGTGATCGTCGTCGAGGTCGTCTTCGCCTGGCCGGGCCTGGGCCGACTCGTCTACGACGCGGTCGCCGCGCGCGACTACCCGCTCATCCAGGGGGCCGTGCTGCTGGTGGCCGTGATGTTCATCGTCGTCAACCTGATCGTGGACGTGCTCTACGCCGTCGTCGACCCGAGGATCCGTGCCGCATGA
- a CDS encoding helix-turn-helix domain-containing protein — MTRATDADEQRTVETLGAAVREARKRLGLSVQALSEKAGVSFGLVSQLERGLGNPSLQSLQRLAGALGIPVTQLLDEPAVPLAVVTRAKRHVMPVAADAPPHQRAERELLTPRGESMLQLIRSTLPPGFTNEASPFRHIGTETVTVESGVLVVCQSDRRVELHAGDTVTYGCSAPHWWANGHDGETVVLGAVTPFER, encoded by the coding sequence ATGACACGAGCTACGGATGCCGACGAGCAGCGCACGGTCGAGACCCTCGGGGCCGCGGTGCGCGAGGCCCGCAAACGCCTGGGCCTGAGCGTGCAGGCGCTGTCGGAGAAGGCCGGCGTGAGCTTCGGCCTCGTCAGCCAGCTCGAGCGCGGGCTCGGCAACCCCTCGCTGCAGTCCCTCCAGCGCCTCGCCGGGGCCCTCGGCATCCCGGTCACGCAGTTGCTCGACGAGCCCGCCGTGCCGCTCGCGGTCGTCACGCGCGCGAAGCGGCACGTCATGCCGGTCGCCGCCGACGCGCCGCCGCACCAGCGCGCGGAGCGGGAGCTGCTCACCCCGCGCGGGGAGTCGATGCTGCAGCTGATCCGCTCGACCCTGCCGCCCGGATTCACGAACGAGGCGAGCCCGTTCCGCCACATCGGCACCGAGACGGTGACGGTCGAGTCCGGCGTCCTCGTCGTCTGCCAGTCGGACCGCCGCGTCGAGCTGCACGCCGGCGACACCGTCACCTACGGCTGCTCGGCCCCGCACTGGTGGGCCAACGGCCACGACGGCGAGACCGTGGTGCTGGGGGCTGTGACGCCGTTCGAGCGGTAG
- a CDS encoding ABC transporter permease, which yields MSITEPSVSPAPAPAPGRVKSWRLLLANPLTVAAAVVLVVVVLAAVSAPWIAPYGVNQIDVANALTPPSPAHWFGTDELGRDVFSRVLLAGSTSLTIAVTAVAIALVLGLAVGVVAGYAGGWVDAVLMRVVDVMFAFPVLLLALAIIAIFQPGMLTTIIAIGVVYTPIFARVARASTLSLRTSPFVQVSRTMGTPPASILVRHVLPNIGGPIVVQTSLSLAFAILSEAALSFLGLGIQPPAPSWGGMLFTAQGFLAQAWWMSVFPGAAIFVTALAFNLFGDGLRDGLDPRQRTIIEARQGQRRRERGLLTRRDTISREGQS from the coding sequence ATGAGTATCACCGAACCCTCCGTCAGTCCCGCGCCCGCCCCCGCGCCCGGGCGCGTGAAGTCCTGGCGCCTGCTGCTGGCGAACCCGCTGACCGTGGCCGCGGCCGTCGTGCTCGTCGTCGTCGTCCTCGCGGCGGTGTCGGCGCCGTGGATCGCCCCGTATGGCGTCAACCAGATCGACGTCGCGAACGCTCTCACCCCGCCGAGCCCCGCGCACTGGTTCGGCACCGACGAGCTGGGCCGCGACGTGTTCTCCCGCGTGCTGCTGGCCGGATCCACCTCGCTCACGATCGCGGTCACCGCGGTCGCGATCGCCCTCGTGCTCGGACTCGCGGTCGGCGTCGTCGCGGGCTACGCCGGCGGCTGGGTCGACGCGGTGCTCATGCGCGTGGTCGACGTGATGTTCGCCTTCCCCGTGCTGCTGCTGGCCCTGGCGATCATCGCGATCTTCCAGCCGGGCATGCTCACGACGATCATCGCGATCGGTGTCGTCTACACCCCGATCTTCGCCCGCGTGGCGCGCGCCAGCACGCTGTCGCTGCGCACCTCGCCGTTCGTGCAGGTCTCGCGCACGATGGGCACGCCCCCGGCATCCATTCTCGTGCGGCACGTGCTGCCGAACATCGGCGGCCCGATCGTCGTGCAGACCTCGCTGTCGCTGGCCTTCGCGATCCTGTCCGAGGCGGCGCTGTCGTTCCTCGGTCTCGGCATCCAGCCACCCGCGCCGTCGTGGGGCGGCATGCTGTTCACCGCGCAGGGCTTCCTCGCGCAGGCCTGGTGGATGAGCGTCTTCCCGGGGGCGGCGATCTTCGTCACCGCCCTGGCCTTCAACCTCTTCGGCGACGGCCTGCGCGACGGCCTCGATCCACGCCAGCGCACGATCATCGAGGCCCGGCAGGGGCAGCGGCGGCGTGAGCGCGGGCTGCTCACGCGGCGCGACACGATCAGCCGGGAGGGACAGTCATGA
- a CDS encoding aspartate aminotransferase family protein, with translation MTLLDNDQNASLQAKARDHLWMHFARQSVMTDGPGVPIIVKGEGHHIFDSTGKRYIDGLSGLFVVNAGHGRRRLAQAAAKQAEELAFFPLWSYAHPAAIELADRLADLAPGDLNHVFFSTGGGEAVETAFKLAKQYWKTQGQPTKHKVISRAIAYHGTTQGALAITGLPVMKHMFEPVTPGGFRVPNTNYYRAEESGFGGGTPEEFGLWAADRIEQMIQFEGPETVAAVFLEPVQNAGGCFPAPAGYFQRVREICDKYDVLLVSDEVICAFGRLGHYFGASAYDYQPDMITFAKAVTSGYSPLGGTIISDRIYEPFAHGDASFPHGYTFGGHPVSAAVALENLDVFEEEGLLENVRTNSPLFRSTLEQLLDLPIVGDVRGDGYFFGIELVKDKATKETFDDEESERLLRGFLSKALFDAGLYCRADDRGDPVIQLAPPLTLGPAEFTEIEQILRSVLTEASNRL, from the coding sequence ATGACCCTTCTCGACAACGACCAGAACGCGAGCCTGCAGGCCAAGGCCCGCGACCACCTGTGGATGCACTTCGCCCGTCAGTCGGTGATGACCGACGGCCCGGGAGTGCCGATCATCGTCAAAGGTGAAGGGCACCACATCTTCGACTCCACGGGCAAGCGCTACATCGACGGGCTCTCCGGGTTGTTCGTGGTCAACGCCGGCCACGGCCGCCGTCGTCTCGCGCAGGCGGCGGCGAAGCAGGCCGAGGAGCTCGCGTTCTTCCCGCTGTGGTCGTACGCCCACCCCGCGGCGATCGAGCTGGCGGACCGACTGGCGGACCTCGCCCCGGGCGACCTCAACCACGTCTTCTTCTCCACCGGCGGCGGCGAGGCCGTCGAGACGGCGTTCAAGCTCGCCAAGCAGTACTGGAAGACGCAAGGTCAGCCCACCAAGCACAAGGTCATCTCGCGCGCGATCGCCTACCACGGCACCACGCAGGGCGCCCTGGCCATCACCGGCCTGCCCGTGATGAAGCACATGTTCGAACCCGTCACCCCGGGCGGATTCCGGGTGCCGAACACCAACTACTACCGCGCCGAGGAATCGGGCTTCGGGGGCGGCACCCCCGAGGAGTTCGGCCTGTGGGCCGCCGACCGCATCGAGCAGATGATTCAGTTCGAGGGCCCCGAGACGGTCGCCGCGGTGTTCCTCGAGCCCGTGCAGAACGCCGGCGGCTGCTTCCCCGCCCCGGCCGGCTACTTCCAGCGCGTGCGCGAGATCTGCGACAAGTACGACGTGCTGCTCGTCTCCGACGAAGTCATCTGCGCCTTCGGCCGTCTCGGCCACTACTTCGGCGCCTCGGCCTACGACTACCAGCCCGACATGATCACGTTCGCGAAGGCCGTCACGAGCGGCTACTCCCCTCTCGGCGGCACCATCATCAGCGACCGGATCTACGAGCCCTTCGCCCACGGCGACGCCTCGTTCCCGCACGGCTACACCTTCGGCGGACACCCGGTGTCGGCCGCGGTGGCGCTGGAGAACCTCGACGTGTTCGAGGAGGAGGGGCTGCTCGAGAACGTCCGGACGAACTCGCCGCTCTTCCGCTCCACGCTCGAGCAGCTGCTCGACCTGCCGATCGTCGGCGACGTGCGCGGCGACGGCTACTTCTTCGGCATCGAACTCGTCAAGGACAAGGCGACGAAGGAGACCTTCGACGATGAGGAGTCCGAGCGGCTGCTGCGCGGCTTCCTCTCCAAGGCGCTGTTCGACGCGGGCCTGTACTGCCGCGCCGACGACCGCGGCGACCCCGTCATCCAGCTCGCACCGCCCCTGACCCTCGGCCCCGCCGAGTTCACCGAGATCGAGCAGATCCTCCGCTCGGTTCTCACCGAAGCCTCCAACCGCCTCTGA
- a CDS encoding dipeptide ABC transporter ATP-binding protein produces MTVLQVRELRVAIGETPIVHGLDFAVDRGQTLGIVGESGSGKSLTVLAATGLIDAPGRRVAGSSVLRTTPDAAPVELVGASDRTLRSVHGDGIGFVFQDPSTSLNPYLTIGRQIAESLETHRGLSRRAAHTRATALLEAVGIPDPATRVDAYPHQFSGGQRQRVMIAIALACDPALLVADEPTTALDVTTQAQIIDLVQQLQHDRGTAVVWISHDLGVIGQVADDVLVLRHGEAVEQRSLADVYADPQHAYTKELLAARPRVVAGAGPAPEPTAAPLLEVTGLDVRFAVQTPAGRRTVHAVDDVSFTVRRGTTLALVGESGSGKSTIANALTGLVAPHAGTATLADAEGAGVRDALRAKRRDRRRIAMVFQDPFASIDPRRTVADAIAEPLRVHRLGGSTAASRAARVRELLELVDLDPAFAERYPHELSGGQRQRVSIARALALEPELVILDEATASLDVSVQARVLALLRRLQVEQGLTYLFIAHDLAIVQQMSHDVVVLRGGKVVEAAPAAELFAHPREEYTRALLAAVPPDGPRVRA; encoded by the coding sequence ATGACCGTTCTCCAGGTGCGCGAGCTCCGCGTCGCGATCGGCGAGACCCCGATCGTGCACGGGCTGGACTTCGCCGTCGACCGGGGGCAGACCCTCGGCATCGTCGGCGAGTCCGGCTCGGGCAAATCGCTCACGGTACTCGCCGCGACCGGGCTCATCGACGCCCCGGGCCGCCGGGTCGCCGGGTCCAGTGTGCTGCGGACGACCCCGGACGCCGCTCCCGTCGAGCTCGTCGGAGCGTCCGACCGCACGCTGCGTTCGGTGCACGGCGACGGCATCGGCTTCGTGTTCCAGGACCCCTCGACCTCGCTGAATCCGTACCTCACGATCGGGCGGCAGATCGCCGAATCGCTCGAGACCCACCGGGGCCTGTCGCGCCGGGCCGCGCACACCCGGGCGACCGCGCTGCTGGAGGCCGTCGGCATCCCGGATCCGGCGACGCGCGTCGACGCCTACCCGCACCAGTTCTCGGGCGGTCAGCGCCAGCGCGTGATGATCGCCATCGCCCTCGCGTGCGACCCGGCGCTCCTCGTCGCCGACGAGCCGACCACCGCGCTGGATGTCACGACCCAGGCGCAGATCATCGACCTCGTGCAGCAGCTGCAGCACGATCGCGGCACCGCCGTCGTCTGGATCAGCCACGACCTCGGCGTCATCGGCCAGGTCGCCGACGACGTGCTCGTGCTGCGCCACGGGGAGGCCGTCGAGCAGCGGTCCCTCGCCGACGTGTACGCCGACCCTCAGCACGCCTACACGAAGGAGCTGCTCGCGGCGCGTCCGCGCGTGGTCGCCGGTGCCGGGCCCGCGCCCGAGCCCACCGCCGCGCCCCTGCTCGAGGTCACGGGCCTGGACGTGCGCTTCGCGGTGCAGACGCCCGCGGGCCGCCGCACCGTGCACGCCGTCGACGACGTGTCGTTCACGGTCCGCCGCGGCACGACCCTCGCGCTGGTGGGGGAGTCCGGCTCGGGCAAGTCGACGATCGCGAACGCCCTCACCGGGCTCGTCGCCCCGCACGCGGGGACGGCGACGCTGGCGGATGCCGAGGGCGCCGGCGTCCGCGACGCGCTCCGCGCCAAGCGCCGCGACCGACGGCGCATCGCCATGGTGTTCCAGGACCCGTTCGCCTCGATCGACCCGCGCCGCACCGTGGCCGACGCGATCGCCGAGCCGCTGCGCGTGCACCGGCTCGGTGGCTCCACGGCGGCGTCGCGGGCCGCGCGGGTGCGAGAGCTGCTGGAGCTCGTCGACCTCGACCCGGCCTTCGCCGAGCGCTACCCGCACGAGCTGTCGGGCGGGCAGCGGCAGCGCGTGTCGATCGCCCGCGCGCTCGCGCTCGAGCCCGAGCTGGTCATCCTGGATGAGGCCACGGCATCCCTCGACGTCTCGGTGCAGGCGCGCGTGCTCGCGCTGCTGCGTCGGCTGCAGGTCGAGCAGGGCCTGACGTACCTCTTCATCGCCCACGATCTCGCGATCGTGCAGCAGATGAGCCACGACGTCGTCGTGCTGCGCGGCGGGAAGGTCGTCGAGGCGGCTCCGGCGGCGGAACTCTTCGCGCACCCCCGCGAGGAGTACACCCGCGCGCTGCTGGCCGCCGTGCCGCCTGACGGCCCGCGGGTGCGGGCGTGA